DNA sequence from the Amycolatopsis sp. Hca4 genome:
TTTTCGGCCATGTCACGGGCGATACCCGGTGACTGCGGCGGCAAACGCCCGGGTCAGGCGACGCGGGTGCCGGCCGCGGTGGTGAAGCGCAGCTCGACGTGGGTGGGCAGGTCGTCGAGGTCGAGGGCCTGGCACAGCCGGGGCACCCCGGTTTCGCGGATGCGGTCGCGGATCGCGGCGGGATCGCCGTCCTGCTCGACCGAGACCACCGCGAACAGCTCCGGGTGCTCGCGGGAGCCGGTGAGGGACGCGGTCGCGGTGCGCACGCCCGGGTAGCCGCGCAGCTCCTCGGTGAACGGCCCGATCGCCACGGTGGTGGCCAGTTCGGTGCGGCCGGCGCCGGGATCGGCCTCGAACTGCCAGGTGCGGCCGGCCGGCTTGCGGATCAGCTGGGCGGCCAGCCAGCGCAGTCCGGCCAGCGCCACGACGATGCCGGCGGCTGCGGTCGCGGAGAGCACCCAGGTGGGCGGCAGCGCGGTGCCCGGCACGATCGGCCGGTTCCCGCCGAGTGCCGGCAGCCAGTGGAAGCGGATCGCGGCCGGGATCGCCCCGGCGGCGATCAGCAGCAGGCCGGCGATGACCAGCAGCGTCCGGTTGAGACCGGCGGGGCGGTTCACGACGTGCTCCTCAGTGCGCGAAGACGGACCTTGACCTCGGGACGGCGGACCGGATCGATCCGGTCCAGCCGCGCGGCGACCGCGACGCGGACCGCGTCGGCGATCCCGTCGGGGCGGGTGCGGCGCGTCCGCACCCGGACGCGGACGGTGCGCCGCCGCAGTTTCAGCCGCACCTTCTCGACGCCGTCGACCCGCGCCGCGGCCGCCCGGAGGGTCGAGCCCAGGCTGTGGCGGGCGGCGCCCGAGTCCGGGTCGCCGCGCAGCGGGAGCACGGTGAGCTTGCCCGGCAGCACGGCCGCGAGCACCAGGACCAGGCCGAGGAGGGCGACGAACCCGCCGGTGACGACGACCGGCAGGTCGGCCCAGCGCAGCTCGTGCAGCCGCCGGGCGAGCGCGCCGTAGTCCAGCCACGGGCGCTCGCCGAGGATCAGCTGGACGGCCACGGTGGCGGCGAGGACGCCGGCGGCGGTCACGACCAGCGCC
Encoded proteins:
- a CDS encoding alkaline shock response membrane anchor protein AmaP, with the protein product MNRPAGLNRTLLVIAGLLLIAAGAIPAAIRFHWLPALGGNRPIVPGTALPPTWVLSATAAAGIVVALAGLRWLAAQLIRKPAGRTWQFEADPGAGRTELATTVAIGPFTEELRGYPGVRTATASLTGSREHPELFAVVSVEQDGDPAAIRDRIRETGVPRLCQALDLDDLPTHVELRFTTAAGTRVA
- a CDS encoding DUF6286 domain-containing protein, with product MKRRPRRTTPAVLTALVVTAAGVLAATVAVQLILGERPWLDYGALARRLHELRWADLPVVVTGGFVALLGLVLVLAAVLPGKLTVLPLRGDPDSGAARHSLGSTLRAAAARVDGVEKVRLKLRRRTVRVRVRTRRTRPDGIADAVRVAVAARLDRIDPVRRPEVKVRLRALRSTS